A window of Bacteroidota bacterium contains these coding sequences:
- a CDS encoding outer membrane beta-barrel protein gives MSAGLPIAKFWMVEGTVSFNWFSFQSELFGGTLDVESSMWNFNVQQTFVLPFNIKLQLSGSLSTPIQYGTYYVKTRGGVNAGLSTSFLKNKLSLTINANDIFVTNFPRAYSTYMNQDTFIASRYENNYVLARLTWTFGNEKAARRSLYKGTADDILQRGGL, from the coding sequence ATGAGTGCCGGACTACCCATTGCCAAATTCTGGATGGTGGAAGGCACCGTTTCGTTTAACTGGTTTTCTTTTCAGTCTGAGCTGTTTGGCGGAACACTTGATGTGGAAAGCAGCATGTGGAACTTCAATGTGCAGCAAACATTCGTATTACCATTTAACATCAAACTTCAGCTTTCAGGCTCACTCAGTACACCCATACAATACGGCACCTATTACGTAAAAACAAGGGGCGGAGTTAATGCAGGGCTCTCTACTTCTTTTCTGAAAAACAAACTCAGTCTTACCATAAATGCCAATGATATCTTCGTTACAAACTTTCCCCGTGCTTACTCTACATATATGAATCAGGACACCTTCATTGCCAGCCGCTATGAGAACAACTACGTGCTGGCACGTTTAACCTGGACATTTGGCAATGAAAAAGCAGCGCGGCGGTCATTGTATAAAGGCACAGCCGACGATATTCTGCAACGCGGGGGTTTATAA
- a CDS encoding TonB-dependent receptor: MKSVFLLLSLCFLNVQAFGALNGTTLKGTVQTAEQQPAEFAVVTLLSANDSSLVKGAIVAADGSFAMEGIAPGKFLLTTMLTGYAKNWYGPFEVEAATPEINIPAITLSAAVNMNEVTVTAIQPLFVQKADMLIMNVENSPVRMSGTVFDLIQKVPGVTVNQNGVITMKGRSGVQVYVDGKPTYLAGDQLKQFLENMPAADVSRVEIITNPSSKYDAEGNSGILNIVTKKGTQQGLNGRVRVGTGYGRVLKETAGFSMNYGMPKANFYARYDFANWNSLDSTYIKRTVPYDNDVTLFEQNSAEKNKPFSHAITTGFDFKPNDANTFGIQLSTNHFFGTDITDNVTNISLENQDSAFVLKQLNNMYDRNFNLRGGLWYNHVFDTTGRELNVSADILGYRNYGHADFNSHFYGNSGNEIGLPFYQQNLAETDINIYVAQVDYTHPIGKKYKIETGLKSSFVETDNNLLFDIYDNGSWKNDTTRSNRFIYKEQINAAYAQGAADFGKTQIQVGLRVEQTTADGQSPTTGQNLKRTYTQLFPSLYFTHKFNDKNTVNFSYNRRINRPDYENLNPFLYYLDQFTYRVGNPYLQPEIAHTVEATHSFMDFIFTTVGASRTFDGIMDVTDQNDSTGATFQTTTNLNQVTNAWANLGFGVPIGKSWIIENNVSCVYLDYQSQLFGGVLNNQSVMWNFYQQHTISLPNEWKVQVSGFLQTGLLYGMFEVERQGYLDIGVSKSFFNKKLNASLNASDILYTSNTRVRVNYQNQNVFLINKQESRRVMLRVSYNFGNAKAARKTQYKSASEEIQKRAGKKD; this comes from the coding sequence ATGAAATCAGTTTTCCTCCTATTATCACTGTGCTTTTTAAATGTACAGGCTTTTGGCGCCTTAAACGGCACTACACTTAAAGGGACAGTCCAAACCGCCGAACAGCAACCAGCCGAGTTTGCCGTAGTTACCCTGCTCAGTGCCAACGATTCATCACTTGTAAAAGGTGCTATTGTGGCTGCCGACGGGAGTTTTGCGATGGAAGGTATCGCACCGGGGAAATTTCTGCTCACTACAATGCTCACCGGCTATGCCAAAAACTGGTATGGCCCTTTTGAGGTGGAGGCGGCCACGCCCGAAATAAACATTCCGGCCATTACACTCAGTGCTGCAGTGAATATGAATGAAGTAACCGTAACTGCCATACAACCACTGTTTGTACAAAAGGCCGACATGCTGATCATGAATGTAGAGAACAGCCCAGTACGAATGAGCGGCACCGTGTTCGACCTGATTCAGAAAGTGCCGGGCGTTACCGTTAATCAAAACGGAGTGATTACCATGAAAGGACGCTCAGGGGTACAGGTATATGTAGATGGGAAACCCACTTATCTGGCTGGCGATCAGCTCAAACAGTTCCTCGAAAATATGCCCGCCGCCGATGTGTCGCGCGTGGAAATTATTACCAATCCTTCTTCAAAGTATGATGCCGAAGGGAACTCCGGCATACTTAATATTGTAACAAAAAAAGGGACTCAGCAAGGGTTGAACGGACGGGTTCGCGTAGGTACCGGATATGGCCGCGTACTTAAAGAGACTGCAGGCTTTTCCATGAATTACGGAATGCCCAAAGCAAACTTCTATGCCCGGTATGATTTTGCAAACTGGAACAGCTTAGATTCAACCTATATCAAACGCACTGTACCGTATGATAACGATGTAACATTGTTTGAACAAAACTCAGCCGAAAAGAACAAACCTTTTTCACATGCAATTACAACAGGTTTCGACTTCAAACCCAATGATGCAAATACTTTTGGCATCCAGTTAAGTACAAATCATTTCTTCGGAACCGACATTACAGACAACGTTACCAACATTTCATTAGAGAATCAGGACTCGGCTTTTGTATTGAAGCAGCTGAACAATATGTACGACAGAAACTTCAATTTACGCGGAGGTTTGTGGTACAATCATGTATTCGATACAACAGGTCGTGAACTTAATGTCAGTGCTGATATATTGGGATACAGGAATTACGGACATGCTGATTTCAACTCTCACTTTTATGGTAATTCGGGAAATGAAATCGGGTTACCTTTTTATCAGCAAAACCTGGCCGAAACCGATATTAACATTTACGTGGCGCAAGTTGATTACACACATCCGATTGGCAAAAAATATAAAATTGAAACCGGCCTGAAGAGTAGCTTTGTGGAAACCGATAACAATCTTTTATTTGATATTTATGATAACGGAAGCTGGAAAAACGACACGACCCGCTCAAACCGGTTTATTTATAAAGAGCAGATAAATGCGGCCTATGCGCAAGGTGCTGCCGATTTCGGGAAAACTCAAATCCAGGTCGGATTGCGGGTAGAACAAACTACTGCCGACGGACAATCGCCCACTACCGGACAAAATCTGAAGCGTACCTATACACAACTCTTTCCAAGCTTGTATTTTACCCATAAGTTTAATGACAAAAACACGGTTAACTTTTCCTACAACCGCCGCATTAACCGGCCGGATTACGAAAACCTGAATCCGTTCCTGTACTATCTCGATCAATTTACTTACCGTGTCGGTAATCCGTACCTCCAACCCGAAATTGCGCATACGGTTGAAGCCACACATAGTTTTATGGATTTCATTTTTACTACTGTAGGAGCAAGCAGAACGTTCGATGGCATAATGGATGTGACTGATCAAAATGATTCAACCGGTGCTACATTTCAAACTACCACAAACCTTAATCAGGTTACCAATGCCTGGGCAAATCTCGGGTTTGGTGTACCAATCGGTAAGTCGTGGATAATTGAAAATAATGTATCATGTGTTTATCTTGATTATCAATCACAGCTTTTTGGCGGAGTACTGAACAATCAAAGTGTAATGTGGAATTTTTACCAACAACATACTATTTCACTGCCAAACGAATGGAAAGTCCAGGTTTCAGGATTTCTACAAACCGGATTGTTGTATGGAATGTTTGAGGTTGAGCGTCAGGGTTATCTTGATATTGGTGTTTCAAAATCATTCTTCAATAAAAAACTCAATGCGAGTTTGAATGCAAGCGACATTCTCTATACTTCAAATACCCGTGTTCGGGTAAATTATCAGAATCAAAATGTATTTCTCATCAACAAACAGGAATCTCGTCGGGTGATGCTGCGGGTGAGCTATAATTTTGGCAATGCTAAAGCGGCTCGCAAAACACAATACAAGAGTGCATCGGAAGAAATTCAGAAACGTGCCGGAAAGAAAGACTGA
- a CDS encoding capsular biosynthesis protein yields MNFFSRIFSKPDPVIAADLSIVGVDMHSHFIPGIDDGAKTMEDTLQMLRGMQEFGYRKVITTPHIMSDFFRNTPEIILGGLEHVRKAAAADGLSLEIDAAAEYYDDFDLDKKLDQEKLLTFGGNYLLFEVSYLNEPQNINSLIFRFITNGYKPVLAHPERYPFWYRRLDVFEEMKEKGVLLQLNINSLTGHYSPDAKKVAEHLIDKNMVDFLGSDCHHAGHQQLMQRAVRTKALHKLLGSGLLRNNQL; encoded by the coding sequence ATGAACTTTTTCAGCCGCATATTCAGCAAACCGGATCCGGTAATTGCAGCCGATTTATCAATAGTTGGTGTGGACATGCATTCGCACTTTATTCCGGGTATTGATGACGGAGCCAAAACAATGGAAGATACGCTTCAGATGTTGCGCGGCATGCAGGAGTTTGGTTACCGCAAAGTAATTACCACGCCGCACATCATGAGCGATTTTTTCCGCAATACGCCCGAAATAATTCTTGGCGGACTTGAGCATGTGCGAAAGGCTGCGGCTGCAGATGGATTAAGTCTGGAGATTGATGCCGCGGCAGAGTATTACGATGATTTTGACCTCGACAAAAAATTAGATCAGGAAAAACTGCTTACGTTCGGTGGCAATTACCTGCTGTTTGAAGTATCGTACCTCAATGAGCCGCAGAATATAAACAGTTTGATTTTTCGGTTCATTACAAACGGTTATAAGCCGGTACTGGCTCATCCCGAACGTTATCCGTTCTGGTACCGCCGGCTTGATGTGTTTGAGGAGATGAAAGAAAAAGGCGTATTGCTTCAGCTGAACATCAATTCGCTCACCGGGCATTATTCGCCCGATGCAAAAAAAGTAGCCGAGCATCTGATAGATAAAAACATGGTTGATTTTCTCGGCAGCGATTGTCATCATGCCGGGCACCAGCAACTCATGCAGCGCGCCGTGCGCACCAAAGCGTTACACAAACTGCTGGGCAGCGGTCTGCTGCGCAACAACCAGCTTTAA